The Cryomorphaceae bacterium 1068 genome window below encodes:
- the murQ gene encoding N-acetylmuramic acid 6-phosphate etherase, which produces MKKHTEKESHYDDLEKKSIGTILTELNQEDARVHQAISEKLPQIEQFVFEATKRMKNGGRLFYIGAGTSGRLGIVDASECPPTFGVPHGLVIGIIAGGDSAIRKAVEFAEDSENQGWKDLTEHKIGPEDTVVGIAASGTTPYVIGAVKEARQNGILTSAITCNEGSPLAEAVEYPIEIITGPEYVTGSTRMKAGTAQKLVLNMISTSLMIQLGRVKGNRMVDMQLSNNKLVDRGTRMVMDALGIDYQKANELLLKHGSVREAINRK; this is translated from the coding sequence GTGAAGAAACACACCGAAAAAGAGTCTCATTACGACGACTTAGAAAAGAAAAGTATCGGAACAATCTTAACCGAACTCAATCAGGAAGATGCCAGAGTTCACCAAGCCATCAGCGAAAAGCTGCCGCAGATTGAACAATTTGTATTTGAAGCTACCAAGCGAATGAAAAACGGTGGCCGCCTTTTTTATATAGGAGCCGGCACAAGCGGCCGACTGGGAATAGTCGATGCTTCTGAATGCCCACCGACCTTCGGTGTGCCGCATGGCTTGGTCATAGGAATTATCGCAGGAGGTGACTCAGCCATTCGAAAGGCGGTCGAATTTGCGGAGGACAGTGAAAATCAAGGCTGGAAAGATTTGACTGAGCACAAGATTGGTCCTGAAGATACGGTCGTTGGAATTGCTGCTTCAGGCACTACACCCTATGTAATCGGTGCCGTAAAAGAAGCGCGACAAAACGGCATTCTTACCAGTGCCATTACCTGCAACGAAGGGTCACCATTGGCGGAAGCCGTAGAATACCCCATCGAAATAATCACGGGACCTGAATACGTAACGGGTAGCACCCGAATGAAGGCCGGAACGGCTCAAAAGCTTGTTCTCAATATGATCTCAACCAGCTTGATGATCCAGCTGGGAAGGGTAAAAGGGAATAGAATGGTAGATATGCAGTTAAGCAATAATAAATTGGTAGACCGAGGAACAAGAATGGTGATGGATGCGTTAGGAATCGACTATCAAAAAGCAAATGAATTGCTTCTAAAGCACGGCAGTGTGAGGGAGGCGATAAACAGGAAATAA